In the genome of Vulpes lagopus strain Blue_001 chromosome 9, ASM1834538v1, whole genome shotgun sequence, the window GAGGTTACACTCAATactacaaaacaaacaacaacaacaaaaaaaacaaacaaacaaacaaaaaaaaacccaagggatgttccaaacacaaaaacaatcaCATAGTCATTCACTCAGAAGGCAATAACTGAGTGCCTGCCATACGCCTAGTTACAAGGACAATAAGATTGTTGCCTTGCCAACAGGCAATTTAGTAGAGGACATAGACACATAATCTAGTAATTATGATGCAAAAtcacaagttaaaaataaaagctatttattgATTGTTATAATAGCAGAGAGATATCTAATCTAGTTACagtgaaggaaaataagaaaaaaagacaatattcAAATAGGAAGCTAGCCAAAAAAGCATAAGCTTATCTCCTAATCAATTTAGTATGTTCAATGTAGGCTGTCAAGTGTATTATCTTAGGAAAGCCCTAGGTTTCCCAGGAATCCAAATCCAAACTAAACAATCCCTAAGCCCCTAAAATAGGGTAAAaggtaattctaatgtgcagctaCTAAGTTATTTTGCTCTGCATCTTGTattttgtgaaaacaaaacacagtaagAAACATAATTAACCTTCATTTAATCTGAAGCTTTTGCAGTTTAGGTGAAGAGGGTATGCTATTGTGAATGTGATGTTTTAGAAGATTACAGACATTTGCTCACaatgcataaattatttttgcagATTTAACAGAACTGCATCGGgcaaaaatttctgaaaattttacttctctaTTAAAATCTTGGGGTCCTGCGGCCTCTATGCACACAAGATTCACAAGAGCAAAGACTTAATAGGCATAGCAATGGGACCGGGTTTTCCAATGCTCCAGAGGGCAAGAGgtaatttggaaattttaaaaattagcaacctgactatgaaatgaataaatgggtaaatatgACAATCCTTctcttttgtaaattatttttaaccattctaaGAAAGTGAACCGgaccagtaaataaataaataaattttaaaagccctaaaaaagaaagaaacatcaaggaaataacaggaaaaggaaacatttgcTCTACAATCTAAGAAGAGTTTTACCTAAGAGTTTGTGCTTAATATTTCCAAAACTTGGGCCCTTCCTTTTCTGTAGCATCTCTACCTCTTCTAACAGCTGCCttatgagaaagaggcagaaaaagttaaaaagtgaTCCCAAAGCCACCTTACTCCAAGAAGCCTGAGCCATTAGTATTTTTGCGTATCTGAATTCCTAACACAATTATCAATGCACCTGGATGATCGACAAAGTATCTCCTTCCCTTGCAATTAAGGGAGAAGTGGTAGGGTAGGGGGTTGTCACTCTCAGAAAAGCAGAACGTTATGGCAGAGACTGTACTGGTCAAGAGTGTTCTGAAGTAGATCCTGCCATGAATTCAAGAGTTATATTGCACGCATACTGTGTGCCAATATGCCTCAAGGCAATATcaattttatatacaaatgaTTAGTTAGGGTATTATGGAGgcatttaaagaggaaataatctAGTCCCTAAAATTAGTATAGACTTCCCCGATAAAGTGACATTCAAAACTaaggaaaactaaggaaatagAAGTCATTTCCTATTGTAATCATAGGAAAAGAATATGTAGGGCTGAAAAGAGACAGTGAGAGGTCTCTGGGAAATAAGGGGGGGAGGTAATTACTGGAACTGCATAGGCCATAATGCAATAAACCTGGAACACTTAAAGCAGAGATAGTAGGAGAAAGTGATACAAGATGAAATTGGAAATGTAGGCAAGAAGCTTAGAATCAATACCAAGTATTCAGGCTACTCATTTTAAAACACTCAAATCTGTGTCTTTGGAAGTCATATAAACTTCATAAACTgatacatgaagaaaaaatgaagaaagggaaaatagtgACTATTGAGAGACCAGATGGGTAACCAATACAGATCCTTCAGGCAGGAAGCAACTCCCCAAATAGAAGTGTGGCAGCAAATGAGGTAAAACGAGGTGGATGTATTAAATATGTCATTCAAATGAAGTTGATGTTCTACATGGCCTGTAATTGgattaaacattaataaaaactgaaaatcatggagatctttactatattttataaaggAACATATTGAGAACTTTGCAAACTACTGCTCAcagaaatttcctttaaaaatgccaCATAACTCTTTCTCAGCGCCGCCTGCGGAGGTGGCAGCCATCAATTGCTGGGCATCATGGCTGCCCTCAGACCTCTGGTGAAGCCCAAGATCGTTAAAAATAGGACCAAGAAGCTCATCCAGAACCAGTCAGACCAATATGTCAAAATTAAGTGCAACTGGCAGAAACCCAGAGGCATTGACAATAGGGTACGCAGAAGATTCAAGAGCCAGATCTTGATGCTCAACATTGGTTACagcagaaacaagaaaacaaagaacatgcTACCCAGTGGCTTCCAGAAGTTCCTAGTCCACAACATCAAGGAGCTTGAAGTGCTGCTGATGTGCAACGAATCTTATTATGCAGAGATTGATCACAATGTATCCTCCAAGAACCCCAAAGCTACTGTGGAAAGAGCAGCCCAGCTGGCCATCAGAGTCACCAATCCCAATGCCAGGCTGCatagtgaagaaaatgaatagacaacTTATGTATGTGTCATATTTGtattaataaaaccataaaactacaaaaaaatgcCATATAcactaaggaaggcacttgatgggatgaccactgggtgtaatactatatgttggcaaattgatttaaataaaatattttttaaaataaaaataaaaatgccatgtagacatgctctctttctgtaatggttaattttatgtgtccttTTGCTAGGCTATGGTTCCCAGTTGTTTGGTCAAATAGTGGTCTGGATGTTGCTGTGAACATATGTTTTAGATGTGATTAATCTTTAAATCAAGAGACTTTTGCAAttaggcctcatccaatcagttgacaGCTCTAAGCAAAAGACTGAGGTGTAGTTCCACATCTGCCTCCAGACTGCCTTGGGATTGTATCAAGTCTCTGGTTCTCTGGTATTCGCTTCAGATTTTGACCTTCCCAGCCCTACAgtcacatgagccaatttcttaaaataaatccctAACTCTACATAGccatcctattggttctatttctccaGAGAACCATGACTAATACACTCTCTTTCCTACTATTTCCTACTGATGGAaacagttgattaagcatcagactcttggtttcaactcaggtcatgatctcaggatcctgggatcagccctgcatcaggatccccactcagcagggagtgtgcttgagattctcaccctctccctctgcccctcaccccactcatgagttctcactctctttcactctctctctcaaatgaataaataaatcttaaaatagaaaaatttcctACTCTTGGAAATCAGCTTTTCCTCTCAACAGGCTGCTCTTTCCCAGCTAGAGAGCTTTTCCAGTCGATCCATTACTGTCAGTACCTCAACCACTGTACAACACCATGCAATTTACTTGCTTTCTCCCAGGGACCACCAGGCATTCCATGTCCTGCTGCCATTTGCTGTTCACAGGTGGCCAGAAAATTGCCACTCCAGACATCCGCAACAACAATCCAAGTTCTCCACAAATGGGAAGCCCCATTTAATGCATTTCCTATAAGAATTGACCATTtaccgggcagccctggtggcgcagtggtttagtgcagcctgcagcccggggcatgatcctggaaaccctggatcgagtcccacgtcaggctccctgcatggagcctgcttctccccctgcctgtgtctctgcctctctctctctgtctctatgaataaataaataaaaatctttaaaaaaaaaaaaaagaattgaccaTTTACCAAATTCTATACAACAAAAGAGTTGCcaaaaaatcacatgaaaaaaaaaggtaaaataaggaCATAATTATCTTAGAAGTCAGAGATGAAAAGATCATGTTTATTCATATAACACTTAGCCCCTGTCATAGATATTTAGGAGGTAACAGCAAAAAGACACAGTGATAAATTCAAAGTGGCAGAcatgaatgagagagaagaggaatagAGACAACTCTCGGGCTTCTGTTTTATGTAACTACACTAATGATAAAAAGCCCTTCAtctattgagagagagaatactggAGGAAGAGCAAGTCTGAAATTAGAAGGTTGTGGAGAGATGATAAGTTAACTTGAGAATGTTGAATATGGGTGACCATGAGACATTCAATTTCAGAATTGACAGACTTGAAACTCAGAAAAGAGGTAACATCTGGGGTTACAAATCTATGAAAGGATGACTTTTAGACTCTTATCTAAGTCATTGGTGGCCCAGAAAAATTAATTGAGTAAGTAAGAAACAATAAGCCCTGAAAATTACCAGAATTTAGCAGTCAGGTACAAAAAATGGAGCcagcacagaaaataaaattggactGCACAATAAGTAGGAGAGgggaaatttttatatatgtgccAATTAAAATTTGCAATTATCAATTAATCCCAGAAATACCAAATCTGATGTAGTTCCTCTAGACTGAAAATGTGAGACAAGCAAGAACTTtcctagtgaataaataaaattattcttcaaGTATGGAAGGCTGACTAGAGTGAGAAGTGAAATCAGTAGATCTAAATCCCTAGCCTATTTCTCTTGTTATGTCTTTGCTCctgcatattttaatttctcttagttttttcttttggaaaattaaattaatatatctaACCATAATTCTTACATCTAAGAATTAATtcaatataatacataataacaaTATAGTATATTGAAACATAGTAATCATTccataatgtatatgtatatccaATCATCatactgtacaccttaaatatgtataattctatttgtcaattattcctccataaagttggaaaaataaaaagaactttgaaGATAAGCAAACTAAGAATTCAGTTGCAGACAATTCAAACTTTAAAtgtgttatttgaaaaaaatgtatgttcttaATTTAATAGTATATTGGAAACTGATATATTCTGATAAATTAATGCATTTCCAATAACTTATCTTTGTCAGATATTGGTGAATACTACATTGTCATCAGTCAACCATACTTAGAAGGTTATTAACTTCCACACAAGGCAATAATTCAAGATAAATTAACATTCTTGGGGATATATTAGAGAatgacaaaaaggaaataatcttatATGAAGCTATCTTTATAATATATGCTCTGTTTTGCACATTCTTAAATCAGTTTGCTTATCCTTATAAATTATCCCCCTCACTCACAAATTGTACACCAATTAAATAGtaattatataaaacagaaacattaCATTCTTTGAAAGGGTATACTAGAACCACCAAGtgattaaatgaaaacattttaaaggtttattcaCTTTACATTtgtattcataaaaaaataaaatagaaaaatgagacatataaaatgaaaataaaaagaaatatgttcaaCCTGGATTTCCATAAATAGGAAATTAAGACTGTATCTGAATATCCATCTGAGGAATTGACTAGCTGTATTATAAAATATCTACATGTTACTAATGAAAGTCATTCTGCATGAACAAGTTACATTTTCAATAGTCTCAAAGTCTAatattatacaatttttaaatagaaggaaagaaaaaattctttgggACAAAATAAGGCTAAATTGTATTCCCAGCCCATTTTTTCACCTCTCACTTACTCTTCAAATCTTAGCAATATGATTGCACCTCTAAGGCTCTATAAAGAACTGATCCTTATAAAAAGGGTTTTCAATTAATAAATTCAATGGCTGATTATGACTTCATTTTTGTCACTTTTCATAAAGTTTCTGAcattctttattaaattatatttcttagtCCCCAATAAATCCAGACATACCTTCATTTAGCCCATGCTCTACCAAGTCAATTTCTAGAACGTTAATTATATTCAATCTCTTGTTTCCACTTCCCATTTGGAGACTGAACTTAACATATTTGGTTTGAAATACTAAATAACCTCAATTGATTCTTTCCATGCCCCTGTCTTCCCACCCCTTACACACATATACTTAAATCCATCCTATACAGCCgcagaaaaatattctttcatgtATACTTAGGTACTTTGGCCATGTGACTCTAAGACCATACTTTTAATGACTACCACTGGCTATAGAATCAAGTCTATGGTTAATCTATTACTACTCTCAGCACTATTAGATTCAGTTCCACTATATTCAACCTGTTTTTTGTCTGTCATTCCACCTACTTCACTTCAAAGATCTATCTTTCCCACCAAACAAGACTTCCTGAGAATTCTAGGATCCTTCTTACCTTCAAGccttgttgtttcttgttttctgtcttctacTAATCCTTTTAAAGCCTACCTCAACTATATTCTTCTCTATGAAGTTTTCCCTAAATCTCCCTCGTTGAAGCCATCTCATTTCCTGtattatcaaatcactatgtatTATTCATATAGTCCATATGAATACAGAGCAAGGATTAGACTCAGGTCCTCTTACACTTAATCACAAAATCCAGCATTCCTTGGCCAGGTCCATTGAAAGAAGAGCTGAAACACATGCCTGCTGAGTAAGCCCATGAAAATACAAAAGTAGGATATTCACCTTAAAAAGAAGCTCAGCTGCCAGAACCTGACCAAATCATTCTATACCAAAATGGACCAGATTAGGGAAGTCTTCagctatttttaatgaaataaaatttctgtcccctttctctctcttcttcttctaggactcctataatatgagtgttattatgtttgatggagtcattgGTTCTCTAAGTCTATTTTTGTGTTCTCTAATTCTTCGTTTCTTTTTTGTTCCCCAGCACTGATCTTTCATGAACTTTCTCCCTCATCATAATACTATACATCATGTCCAAGGGTAGAGATTTAACAGGCTAATTAGACATGCAACACACGAAGAAGCATGATCTTTAAGTACACAgaccccaaaaaaaagaaaaaaatcccacctcTATGTATTTAGACTTCACTCCTTTTCCTAAGTCTCTTTAAAGCTCTCCTCAATCTCTCCTCAGAAAGCCAGCCTAAGGATTCTTACTTTTGTACTAGAGCATAAGTCCCAAAAAAGACTTGCCTGGAATTCACACCTGGCTTCTTGTCAATTTCTATTGTTTAGAGAGCCGAAGAGCCCAGTTTCATTATCAATATCATATTTGACAGTATATAATTACTCATGTTCATGCCATATTTATTCTCTAAGATTGTCAGTTTTGTTAGAGATTCTTTTTTCGTTATACTTCTGTACACCAAAATATCAAGAACAATATAaatgcttaattatttttttgttatactGCATTAAACATTTCAATTTGCTTTCAAAGAGACTTGGCTTTTAGAcccatttctcaaaaaattactCTCCTACCTTTATAAAGAGATATAAGGTTAATGAGAGCTTTTCATAACAAAATGCTAATAAAATCAATGCCAAAATTTACTCCTccctagtaattttttttaaatctttattttttttaaagatttatttattttttatgagagacccagaggagagagagagagaatgagagaggcagagacacaggcagaggtagaagcaggcttcatgctgggagcctgatgtgggcctcgatccctggactccaagatcacgccctgggccgaaggcggcgctaaactgctgagccacccagggatccccctcttcccTAGTAATTTTAATCATAATACTATTACTacttttaacaataaaatatttccttcaggtattatttaaaattatcacgattaaatattattaaaaagttaaattatttaagcacagtattttaaaacaagCACTACCAAAAATAGTTAtgactattaaatgtcagggtacagaaaatctgataaattcatcaataatttataaaataacttataaaaGTCACAAATGCTCTTTTAATATTATCCCAACAGATAGCTATGGC includes:
- the LOC121499165 gene encoding 60S ribosomal protein L32-like; this translates as MAALRPLVKPKIVKNRTKKLIQNQSDQYVKIKCNWQKPRGIDNRVRRRFKSQILMLNIGYSRNKKTKNMLPSGFQKFLVHNIKELEVLLMCNESYYAEIDHNVSSKNPKATVERAAQLAIRVTNPNARLHSEENE